One stretch of Gopherus flavomarginatus isolate rGopFla2 chromosome 2, rGopFla2.mat.asm, whole genome shotgun sequence DNA includes these proteins:
- the LOC127043960 gene encoding uncharacterized protein LOC127043960, whose protein sequence is MDEDSAEGEDDEEEELAESTQHSILPNSQELFVTQTELLSQPSQATSPDSEAMEANSAAHFSSLPTPSRRLAQIRRRKKRTQDEMFSEIMEVTHNERAHLREWKDVVAKYRKDASEHEDRRDARDEKWRQEDQRCRQEDQRWRDATLELLRDQTHILRRLMDLQEEQRGHRVPLQPMFNHPHYSPCSMSSSPRRVRTREGRLCAPAHSTPVDSPTKRLSLH, encoded by the exons atggatgaggattcagcggagggggaagatgatgaggaggaagagcttgcagagagcacacagcactccattctccccaacagccaggagctttttgtgacccagactgaattactctcccagccctcccaagccactagcccagacagtgaagccatggaagcgaactctg ctgcacatttttcaagcctccctactccatcccgaaggctagctcagataaggcggaggaagaagaggacacaagatgaaatgttctcagaaatcatggaagtaacccacaatgaaagagctcatctgagggagtggaaggatgtggtagcaaagtacaggaaagatgccagtgaacatgaggataggagagacgctcgagatgagaagtggcggcaggaagatcagaggtgtaggcaggaagatcagcggtggcgggatgcaacgctggagctgctgcgtgatcaaactcacatcctccgacgtctgatggatcttcaggaggagcagcggggtcacagagtgccgctgcagcccatgtttaaccatcCTCATTACTCACcgtgttccatgtcttcctcacccagacgtgtaagaacgcgtgagggaaggctttgtgcaccagcccactccacccccgtggacagtccaaccaaaaggctgtcattacattga